The genomic DNA TCTCCCAAAATTGACGACCTTTTGATTCCTATTTGACAAAAGCTAATAAACTAATAAGGTCATACATCTCTAGTCTAGAAAGAAAGGTGTTCGCATCGAAAGAAGTAACAGANCCAAAAATCTCAATTAGAAAAGCACACCCCAATTCAAGCTTCTGATTCCAGCTCATGTATATAAAACAAGTAACACAGAAGCGAGTTCTCATCTAGATTTgcaattatacaaaataaaccaTTTAGGTAAGCATCTCAAGACTAAAAATGGCTGAGAAAACTCATCACGTTCGTGAACAAATCATATGGACACACACAGAGATAGCTTCATATAACATAATCCCCAACAACAATAACTGATTCCGAACCATATAAAGAAATGAATCAAGCAAGTGATTCAACATTCGGATCACCAAAATCTCAGCCCGAAAGAAAGCTCATCATCAAGACTAATCTACTAAAGAAGGAACGAAACCACTAATCGCTCATCGAAAGAGGTAGCAGAAACGAGTTCTCATCCAGATTTTCATTGAAACGAAATCTAATTCGCAGAAAGAGAGacttaaaattatttctaagtAAAAATGGGGGGAACTCACGGGATCAAGAACGTTTGGTTCGGGACCGTAATCGCCAGTTAAGAGGAAGTAGGAAGCTACAGCAGTCGCCACCATCGTCGTTCTTTTCACGACCTTATCGGTTTGAGGATTCATCTCCGATTCTCGCTCGTTCGTTTGACCAGAAAAGAGAAGCAGCAAGAGGAGTCGTAAACATTGGCCGAGAATGACAGCTTTGGTGACGTTTGTATCTTTCACACAGAGAGACTGCAATACATGTTTGTATCTTTCTCCACTTAAAACGACACAGCGTACGACTAAATTAAGCTCAAACGACAAATCAATCCTCAGTGTCCATCCTGATACTATCCGGCCCGTTTCTAACAATTTTCATATCTAATTTAGGCCCATCTAACCAAGCACATGAAACAATGCTTTCTCCCGTTTTAATGCTCATAAAAGTGATACTATTCTGTTCGGCATTCCATACCCGAACTATATATATCACCATTCGGAACCTAAACAATGCTTTCAATTGATAAGACTATATCACGTGTAAGCtgttttattgatttctctcaatcaaatgtattatttatttggCCTGTCTTGTTAACGTAAATACACTACACATAACATTTACCATTGGTTAATAATGTAAGCACAACAAACGATCCCCTTATATTGGTACTAAAAAGCcgttttaatataacataacATTTACCgttggttaataattataatctcattttcatttaaaccaAAAGTGACCaaagtctctttctttcataATTTATGCATAGATCAGTAAACTGAGCATCTGATCTAGCCAAAAATATGAGCAGAGATCAGTTTTGTGCAaccttttcttcatcttccacccgcatttatatatgtaattttgattttcttagcGCATAAACTTGGGAATCGCGACTTATGAACCTgcatagttttattattttaactaaaaccACAATGCTCGAATGTGTCTTTATCTAGCCCACAGAAGTTCAAGTTAATGGGAGAGAGATATTGTCAAGAACCGCCGGCCGTAAAAAGGTATAATTCTTTGATATGTTCCAAAGCACATGCCAAAACTAAGTGGAGTTTTTGCCGCTAGAAGTAGAACAAACCAATCACCAACAAGAGAAGAACACCACCATGGACCAAGtactctttttctccttctctcttcttgttCACGTCCTCCGTTTCTTAGAAGACTTTCCCTACAACgatatatagatttcatt from Camelina sativa cultivar DH55 chromosome 2, Cs, whole genome shotgun sequence includes the following:
- the LOC109127167 gene encoding uncharacterized protein LOC109127167 is translated as MNPQTDKVVKRTTMVATAVASYFLLTGDYGPEPNVLDPIKRKILSAQDSMKQFIFGSKGEPSEKERSDNAK